In a single window of the Drosophila albomicans strain 15112-1751.03 chromosome 3, ASM965048v2, whole genome shotgun sequence genome:
- the LOC117571835 gene encoding uncharacterized abhydrolase domain-containing protein DDB_G0269086 isoform X17 → MASLEGQQENYSKDPSVENIPKRPESREGSAERKVSKDREEKLKYARDRQNEERQRKIEELRAQAEAAQKYREQKEEERRRRIEEIRVRDTEKRHQVEERKKAIIEAEKERREYILKKNQERESRIETKKRDRNSIAFAFGSSTPRLLDVPADYGLVSPSTFWSQRRSTSISNVAGASLSRRSSERELADSGAKKRASSSTDRHDDHRRKSSSMYEVFNWGYSNDEPPKRFSLSIAANEINIDGPAAPNNPQKLISTTTTTTTPTAHRQNVATATAASHNNNNNYNNNSYRKGSRSGNVTPGGHGHLSGSRPGSAMSTSTTLSTSGLVPRRPGTASTRKPRPASIAGTGMSLEEINKLKRDQKPPVKTTSASPSTSTAQTTPKRTANLMSTSMIVTSSSTRMHSAEKKTPSKREPLLPKAASASKAQQPSRTASSERISRHAKESINKVPSVMSTSMIVTSTTTTTKSTAESAPAAAAPAPKANGVAKEQPEQDAEVPTAEVTAPAVSKAEKEALNTEQAEQEQQELVQLVEAKAQPEPVAQEEQPPAEPVVAHVEEKADEGNEKPTQEATVVAVAKKTSRNGSKENSEVRELTPPTTAAAPVAVAGLAVEGGNDLMTASMIAKKITTEEEAKAALAERRRLAREEAERQAELERQRVEAERLAELKAQEEEAERQRLFEEESTRLAEEQRRGEEERLRKAIEEAQQREEEEQRRREDEERQRIEREEAEKKAKEDAEKQRVEVAERLKREEKEREERRKRVEAIMSRTRKAGAAATPSKESSDAKAATAAAPKESDSNSSSSNNSTGGSPNSSSSTDAAPVAPVAVAPTAVAAPAAVAEPINSQAMYEQSVLDKENSLINSFSNMIIDENAKNLHPFDVSNGKLHVETTTTTGGGAAVVVPPVAVANGNGHIENVNNKNDINLLQDAVNPVAVSQLIDLSIESQQDLHINNNNNNNNNNSLLTSTAATTTLVTADSHENKDISLL, encoded by the exons ATGGCGAGTCTCGAGGGCCAGCAAGAAAATTATTCGAAAGATCCATCAG tGGAAAACATACCCAAGCGACCCGAAAGCCGAGAGGGCAGCGCCGAACGAAAag TGTCCAAAGATCGCGAGGAGAAACTGAAATATGCGCGCGATCGACAGAATGAGGAACGACAAAGAAAAATCGAGGAGCTGCGGGCTCAAGCGGAGGCGGCGCAAAAGTATCGCGAACAAAAGGAGGAGGAACGACGACGTCGCATCGAGGAGATACGCGTGAGAGATACAGAGAAGCGGCATCAGGTGGAGGAGCGCAAAAAGGCCATCATTGAGGCCGAAAAGGAGCGACGTGAATATATTCTCAAAAAGAATCAG GAGCGCGAATCGCGAATAGAGACAAAGAAACGCGATAGAAATTCGATTGCTTTCGCTTTTGGATCATCGACGCCACGTTTATTGGATGTGCCGGCTGATTATGGCCTGGTATCGCCCAGCACCTTTTGGAGTCAGCGACG ATCAACATCCATATCGAATGTGGCGGGCGCCTCGCTCTCACGTCGCAGTTCCGAGCGTGAACTTGCCGATAGTGGTGCTAAGAAGCGTGCCTCATCCTCCACGGACAGACACGATG ATCATCGACGCAAATCTTCGTCCATGTATGAGGTGTTCAATTGGGGCTATTCCAATGATGAGCCACCCAAGCGGTTCTCGCTCTCAATCGCTGCCAATGAGATAAATATCGATGGGCCAGCAGCGCCCAATAATCCACAAAAACTGATTTccactacaacaactacaacaacaccaactgcGCACAGACAAAATgtagcaacagcgacagctgcaagccacaacaacaacaacaactacaacaataactcATATCGTAAGG gCTCGCGATCAGGGAATGTGACACCTGGCGGTCATGGACACTTGAGTGGCTCACGTCCAGGCAGCGCCATGTCCACATCCACAACGTTGTCCACATCGGGATTGGTGCCCCGACGTCCAGGCACAGCCTCCACACGTAAGCCACGGCCAGCCAGCATTGCCGGCACCGGCATGTCCCTAGAGG AGATCAATAAATTGAAGAGGGATCAGAAGCCGCCGGTGAAGACAACGAGCGCCTCGCCATCCACGTCTACAGCACAAACGACACCCAAACGAACCGCGAACCTGATGTCCACCTCAATGATTGTCACCTCCAGTTCAACGCGCATGCACAGCGCCGAGAAGAAGACGCCATCGAAGCGG gAGCCGCTGCTGCCTAAGGCCGCGTCCGCATCGAAGGCACAGCAGCCGAGCCGCACCGCCAGCTCGGAGCGCATCAGTCGACACGCGAAGGAGTCGATCAACAAAGTCCCTTCGGTCATGAGCACATCTATGATTGTTACCtccacaacaaccacaacaaaatcaacagctGAATCcgctccagcagcagctgcacccGCACCCAAGGCTAACGGTGTGGCAAAGGAGCAGCCAGAGCAAGATGCAGAGGTTCCAACAGCTGAGGTTACAGCGCCTGCGGTCAGCAAGGCCGAGAAGGAGGCTCTAAACACTGAGCAGGCGGAACAGGAGCAACAGGAGTTGGTGCAATTGGTGGAAGCGAAGGCACAACCAGAGCCAGTTGCACAGGAAGAGCAGCCACCAGCGGAGCCAGTTGTTGCCCATGTGGAGGAGAAGGCCGACGAGGGCAACGAGAAGCCAACACAGGAGGCAACAGTTGTCGCTGTGGCGAAGAAGACATCACGCAATGGCAGCAAGGAGAATTCAGAGGTGCGTGAATTAACGCCACCAACGACAGCCGCAgctccagttgcagttgctggaCTCGCTGTTGAGGGGGGCAACGATTTGATGACCGCATCGATGATTGCCAAGAAGATCACGACGGAGGAGGAGGCAAAGGCGGCATTAGCCGAACGACGACGCCTGGCCCGCGAGGAGGCCGAACGACAGGCCGAATTGGAGCGACAACGTGTCGAGGCTGAGCGCCTCGCCGAGCTCAAGGCCCAGGAGGAGGAAGCCGAACGTCAGCGACTCTTCGAGGAGGAATCCACACGTCTTGCCGAAGAGCAGCGTCGCGGCGAAGAGGAGCGTCTGCGCAAGGCCATCGAG GAAGCACAGCAGCGCGAGGAAGAGGAGCAGCGACGACGCGAAGATGAAGAGCGTCAGCGCATTGAACGCGAGGAGGCCGAAAAGAAGGCCAAGGAAGATGCGGAAAAGCAACGCGTCGAAGTCGCCGAGCGTCTCAAGCGTGAGGAAAAAGAGCGCGAAGAGCGACGCAAACGTGTCGAGGCAATTATGTCGCGCACTCGCAAGGCTGGCGCAGCTGCCACGCCCAGCAAG GAATCAAGTGACGCCAAGGCTGCGACAGCGGCGGCGCCCAAGgaaagcgacagcaacagcagcagcagcaacaactcgaCAGGCGGCTcacccaacagcagcagcagcacagacGCTGCTCCAGTTGCGCCCGTTGCTGTGGCACCCACAGCAGTGGCTGCTCCGGCAGCTGTTGCAGAGCCCATCAACAGCCAGGCGATGTATGAGCAATCGGTGCTGGACAAGGAGAACTCGCTGATTAACAGTTTCTCCAACATGATTATCGACGAGAATGCCAAGAACTTGCATCCGTTTGACGTGAGCAACGGCAAGTTGCATGTGGAGACCACGACAACAACGGGAGGAGGAGCTGCTGTCGTTGTGCCGCCCGTAGCAGtggccaatggcaatggccaCATTGAGAATGTTAACAATAAGAA TGACATCAATCTGCTGCAGGATGCAGTGAATCCAGTGGCCGTCAGTCAGTTAATTGATCTGAGCATTGAGTCACAACAAGATCtgcacatcaacaacaacaacaataataacaacaacaacagcttgcTGACAAGCACAGCGGCAACCACCACGCTAGTCACTGCTGATAGTCACGAGAATAAAG ATATATCGTTGCTGTGA
- the LOC117571835 gene encoding ensconsin isoform X14, whose product MASLEGQQENYSKDPSVENIPKRPESREGSAERKVSKDREEKLKYARDRQNEERQRKIEELRAQAEAAQKYREQKEEERRRRIEEIRVRDTEKRHQVEERKKAIIEAEKERREYILKKNQERESRIETKKRDRNSIAFAFGSSTPRLLDVPADYGLVSPSTFWSQRRSTSISNVAGASLSRRSSERELADSGAKKRASSSTDRHDDHRRKSSSMYEVFNWGYSNDEPPKRFSLSIAANEINIDGPAAPNNPQKLISTTTTTTTPTAHRQNVATATAASHNNNNNYNNNSYRKEDIVDTSQNIMFRSVYRRKTDLMPTIPSPRDGHYGSRSSLSTTPRTPGRAYSMNRLDQLAQPIRRNGEHVRAIVERERRERELEMLDETASLGGGSGRRGHLSRGNSNRRAGSASVGSASGSSTAVGAMSRSMTHLAGGVGVGGGQQRERGKYSLGGGISTSFRPLGSTGQRDSSSRSGNVTPGGHGHLSGSRPGSAMSTSTTLSTSGLVPRRPGTASTRKPRPASIAGTGMSLEEINKLKRDQKPPVKTTSASPSTSTAQTTPKRTANLMSTSMIVTSSSTRMHSAEKKTPSKREPLLPKAASASKAQQPSRTASSERISRHAKESINKVPSVMSTSMIVTSTTTTTKSTAESAPAAAAPAPKANGVAKEQPEQDAEVPTAEVTAPAVSKAEKEALNTEQAEQEQQELVQLVEAKAQPEPVAQEEQPPAEPVVAHVEEKADEGNEKPTQEATVVAVAKKTSRNGSKENSEVRELTPPTTAAAPVAVAGLAVEGGNDLMTASMIAKKITTEEEAKAALAERRRLAREEAERQAELERQRVEAERLAELKAQEEEAERQRLFEEESTRLAEEQRRGEEERLRKAIEEAQQREEEEQRRREDEERQRIEREEAEKKAKEDAEKQRVEVAERLKREEKEREERRKRVEAIMSRTRKAGAAATPSKESSDAKAATAAAPKESDSNSSSSNNSTGGSPNSSSSTDAAPVAPVAVAPTAVAAPAAVAEPINSQAMYEQSVLDKENSLINSFSNMIIDENAKNLHPFDVSNGKLHVETTTTTGGGAAVVVPPVAVANGNGHIENVNNKNDINLLQDAVNPVAVSQLIDLSIESQQDLHINNNNNNNNNNSLLTSTAATTTLVTADSHENKDISLL is encoded by the exons ATGGCGAGTCTCGAGGGCCAGCAAGAAAATTATTCGAAAGATCCATCAG tGGAAAACATACCCAAGCGACCCGAAAGCCGAGAGGGCAGCGCCGAACGAAAag TGTCCAAAGATCGCGAGGAGAAACTGAAATATGCGCGCGATCGACAGAATGAGGAACGACAAAGAAAAATCGAGGAGCTGCGGGCTCAAGCGGAGGCGGCGCAAAAGTATCGCGAACAAAAGGAGGAGGAACGACGACGTCGCATCGAGGAGATACGCGTGAGAGATACAGAGAAGCGGCATCAGGTGGAGGAGCGCAAAAAGGCCATCATTGAGGCCGAAAAGGAGCGACGTGAATATATTCTCAAAAAGAATCAG GAGCGCGAATCGCGAATAGAGACAAAGAAACGCGATAGAAATTCGATTGCTTTCGCTTTTGGATCATCGACGCCACGTTTATTGGATGTGCCGGCTGATTATGGCCTGGTATCGCCCAGCACCTTTTGGAGTCAGCGACG ATCAACATCCATATCGAATGTGGCGGGCGCCTCGCTCTCACGTCGCAGTTCCGAGCGTGAACTTGCCGATAGTGGTGCTAAGAAGCGTGCCTCATCCTCCACGGACAGACACGATG ATCATCGACGCAAATCTTCGTCCATGTATGAGGTGTTCAATTGGGGCTATTCCAATGATGAGCCACCCAAGCGGTTCTCGCTCTCAATCGCTGCCAATGAGATAAATATCGATGGGCCAGCAGCGCCCAATAATCCACAAAAACTGATTTccactacaacaactacaacaacaccaactgcGCACAGACAAAATgtagcaacagcgacagctgcaagccacaacaacaacaacaactacaacaataactcATATCGTAAGG AAGATATCGTTGACACATCACAGAACATTATGTTCCGAAGCGTTTACCGCAGGAAAACGGACCTCATGCCGACAATACCCAGCCCCCGAGACGGGCATTATGGTTCGCGCAGCTCACTGAGCACCACGCCCAGAACCCCAG GACGCGCCTATTCGATGAACCGCTTGGACCAACTGGCCCAGCCGATACGACGCAATGGCGAACATGTGCGCGCCATCGTGGAGCGGGAGCGACGCGAACGTGAACTGGAAATGCTGGACGAGACGGCCTCCCTCGGCGGCGGAAGTGGAAGGCGTGGCCACTTGTCGCGAGGCAACAGCAATCGACGGGCTGGAAGCGCAAGTGTGGGCAGCGCCAGTGGAAGTTCAACGGCTGTGGGCGCCATGTCGAGGAGCATGACCCATTTGGCTGGTGGAGTTGGAGTAGGAGGAGGTCAGCAGCGTGAGCGTGGAAAGTATTCACTTGGTGGCGGCATCTCGACTAGCTTTCGTCCCTTGGGCAGCACTGGTCAGCGTGATTCCA gCTCGCGATCAGGGAATGTGACACCTGGCGGTCATGGACACTTGAGTGGCTCACGTCCAGGCAGCGCCATGTCCACATCCACAACGTTGTCCACATCGGGATTGGTGCCCCGACGTCCAGGCACAGCCTCCACACGTAAGCCACGGCCAGCCAGCATTGCCGGCACCGGCATGTCCCTAGAGG AGATCAATAAATTGAAGAGGGATCAGAAGCCGCCGGTGAAGACAACGAGCGCCTCGCCATCCACGTCTACAGCACAAACGACACCCAAACGAACCGCGAACCTGATGTCCACCTCAATGATTGTCACCTCCAGTTCAACGCGCATGCACAGCGCCGAGAAGAAGACGCCATCGAAGCGG gAGCCGCTGCTGCCTAAGGCCGCGTCCGCATCGAAGGCACAGCAGCCGAGCCGCACCGCCAGCTCGGAGCGCATCAGTCGACACGCGAAGGAGTCGATCAACAAAGTCCCTTCGGTCATGAGCACATCTATGATTGTTACCtccacaacaaccacaacaaaatcaacagctGAATCcgctccagcagcagctgcacccGCACCCAAGGCTAACGGTGTGGCAAAGGAGCAGCCAGAGCAAGATGCAGAGGTTCCAACAGCTGAGGTTACAGCGCCTGCGGTCAGCAAGGCCGAGAAGGAGGCTCTAAACACTGAGCAGGCGGAACAGGAGCAACAGGAGTTGGTGCAATTGGTGGAAGCGAAGGCACAACCAGAGCCAGTTGCACAGGAAGAGCAGCCACCAGCGGAGCCAGTTGTTGCCCATGTGGAGGAGAAGGCCGACGAGGGCAACGAGAAGCCAACACAGGAGGCAACAGTTGTCGCTGTGGCGAAGAAGACATCACGCAATGGCAGCAAGGAGAATTCAGAGGTGCGTGAATTAACGCCACCAACGACAGCCGCAgctccagttgcagttgctggaCTCGCTGTTGAGGGGGGCAACGATTTGATGACCGCATCGATGATTGCCAAGAAGATCACGACGGAGGAGGAGGCAAAGGCGGCATTAGCCGAACGACGACGCCTGGCCCGCGAGGAGGCCGAACGACAGGCCGAATTGGAGCGACAACGTGTCGAGGCTGAGCGCCTCGCCGAGCTCAAGGCCCAGGAGGAGGAAGCCGAACGTCAGCGACTCTTCGAGGAGGAATCCACACGTCTTGCCGAAGAGCAGCGTCGCGGCGAAGAGGAGCGTCTGCGCAAGGCCATCGAG GAAGCACAGCAGCGCGAGGAAGAGGAGCAGCGACGACGCGAAGATGAAGAGCGTCAGCGCATTGAACGCGAGGAGGCCGAAAAGAAGGCCAAGGAAGATGCGGAAAAGCAACGCGTCGAAGTCGCCGAGCGTCTCAAGCGTGAGGAAAAAGAGCGCGAAGAGCGACGCAAACGTGTCGAGGCAATTATGTCGCGCACTCGCAAGGCTGGCGCAGCTGCCACGCCCAGCAAG GAATCAAGTGACGCCAAGGCTGCGACAGCGGCGGCGCCCAAGgaaagcgacagcaacagcagcagcagcaacaactcgaCAGGCGGCTcacccaacagcagcagcagcacagacGCTGCTCCAGTTGCGCCCGTTGCTGTGGCACCCACAGCAGTGGCTGCTCCGGCAGCTGTTGCAGAGCCCATCAACAGCCAGGCGATGTATGAGCAATCGGTGCTGGACAAGGAGAACTCGCTGATTAACAGTTTCTCCAACATGATTATCGACGAGAATGCCAAGAACTTGCATCCGTTTGACGTGAGCAACGGCAAGTTGCATGTGGAGACCACGACAACAACGGGAGGAGGAGCTGCTGTCGTTGTGCCGCCCGTAGCAGtggccaatggcaatggccaCATTGAGAATGTTAACAATAAGAA TGACATCAATCTGCTGCAGGATGCAGTGAATCCAGTGGCCGTCAGTCAGTTAATTGATCTGAGCATTGAGTCACAACAAGATCtgcacatcaacaacaacaacaataataacaacaacaacagcttgcTGACAAGCACAGCGGCAACCACCACGCTAGTCACTGCTGATAGTCACGAGAATAAAG ATATATCGTTGCTGTGA
- the LOC117571835 gene encoding histone-lysine N-methyltransferase, H3 lysine-79 specific isoform X2, producing the protein MASLEGQQENYSKDPSVENIPKRPESREGSAERKVSKDREEKLKYARDRQNEERQRKIEELRAQAEAAQKYREQKEEERRRRIEEIRVRDTEKRHQVEERKKAIIEAEKERREYILKKNQERESRIETKKRDRNSIAFAFGSSTPRLLDVPADYGLVSPSTFWSQRRSTSISNVAGASLSRRSSERELADSGAKKRASSSTDRHDDHRRKSSSMYEVFNWGYSNDEPPKRFSLSIAANEINIDGPAAPNNPQKLISTTTTTTTPTAHRQNVATATAASHNNNNNYNNNSYRKEDIVDTSQNIMFRSVYRRKTDLMPTIPSPRDGHYGSRSSLSTTPRTPGRAYSMNRLDQLAQPIRRNGEHVRAIVERERRERELEMLDETASLGGGSGRRGHLSRGNSNRRAGSASVGSASGSSTAVGAMSRSMTHLAGGVGVGGGQQRERGKYSLGGGISTSFRPLGSTGQRDSSKSMSQISYSWSQFGTANNPPQSAQQQRQSSLGLQTSATKKYLQSSFASSLNNASYTTASANATRRAQQQYAIYNTTTTTTNPHNNHHHNQHHHHQRYLDFDPNSLLLMNSSSLLVNAGSRSGNVTPGGHGHLSGSRPGSAMSTSTTLSTSGLVPRRPGTASTRKPRPASIAGTGMSLEEINKLKRDQKPPVKTTSASPSTSTAQTTPKRTANLMSTSMIVTSSSTRMHSAEKKTPSKREPLLPKAASASKAQQPSRTASSERISRHAKESINKVPSVMSTSMIVTSTTTTTKSTAESAPAAAAPAPKANGVAKEQPEQDAEVPTAEVTAPAVSKAEKEALNTEQAEQEQQELVQLVEAKAQPEPVAQEEQPPAEPVVAHVEEKADEGNEKPTQEATVVAVAKKTSRNGSKENSEVRELTPPTTAAAPVAVAGLAVEGGNDLMTASMIAKKITTEEEAKAALAERRRLAREEAERQAELERQRVEAERLAELKAQEEEAERQRLFEEESTRLAEEQRRGEEERLRKAIEEAQQREEEEQRRREDEERQRIEREEAEKKAKEDAEKQRVEVAERLKREEKEREERRKRVEAIMSRTRKAGAAATPSKESSDAKAATAAAPKESDSNSSSSNNSTGGSPNSSSSTDAAPVAPVAVAPTAVAAPAAVAEPINSQAMYEQSVLDKENSLINSFSNMIIDENAKNLHPFDVSNGKLHVETTTTTGGGAAVVVPPVAVANGNGHIENVNNKNDINLLQDAVNPVAVSQLIDLSIESQQDLHINNNNNNNNNNSLLTSTAATTTLVTADSHENKDISLL; encoded by the exons ATGGCGAGTCTCGAGGGCCAGCAAGAAAATTATTCGAAAGATCCATCAG tGGAAAACATACCCAAGCGACCCGAAAGCCGAGAGGGCAGCGCCGAACGAAAag TGTCCAAAGATCGCGAGGAGAAACTGAAATATGCGCGCGATCGACAGAATGAGGAACGACAAAGAAAAATCGAGGAGCTGCGGGCTCAAGCGGAGGCGGCGCAAAAGTATCGCGAACAAAAGGAGGAGGAACGACGACGTCGCATCGAGGAGATACGCGTGAGAGATACAGAGAAGCGGCATCAGGTGGAGGAGCGCAAAAAGGCCATCATTGAGGCCGAAAAGGAGCGACGTGAATATATTCTCAAAAAGAATCAG GAGCGCGAATCGCGAATAGAGACAAAGAAACGCGATAGAAATTCGATTGCTTTCGCTTTTGGATCATCGACGCCACGTTTATTGGATGTGCCGGCTGATTATGGCCTGGTATCGCCCAGCACCTTTTGGAGTCAGCGACG ATCAACATCCATATCGAATGTGGCGGGCGCCTCGCTCTCACGTCGCAGTTCCGAGCGTGAACTTGCCGATAGTGGTGCTAAGAAGCGTGCCTCATCCTCCACGGACAGACACGATG ATCATCGACGCAAATCTTCGTCCATGTATGAGGTGTTCAATTGGGGCTATTCCAATGATGAGCCACCCAAGCGGTTCTCGCTCTCAATCGCTGCCAATGAGATAAATATCGATGGGCCAGCAGCGCCCAATAATCCACAAAAACTGATTTccactacaacaactacaacaacaccaactgcGCACAGACAAAATgtagcaacagcgacagctgcaagccacaacaacaacaacaactacaacaataactcATATCGTAAGG AAGATATCGTTGACACATCACAGAACATTATGTTCCGAAGCGTTTACCGCAGGAAAACGGACCTCATGCCGACAATACCCAGCCCCCGAGACGGGCATTATGGTTCGCGCAGCTCACTGAGCACCACGCCCAGAACCCCAG GACGCGCCTATTCGATGAACCGCTTGGACCAACTGGCCCAGCCGATACGACGCAATGGCGAACATGTGCGCGCCATCGTGGAGCGGGAGCGACGCGAACGTGAACTGGAAATGCTGGACGAGACGGCCTCCCTCGGCGGCGGAAGTGGAAGGCGTGGCCACTTGTCGCGAGGCAACAGCAATCGACGGGCTGGAAGCGCAAGTGTGGGCAGCGCCAGTGGAAGTTCAACGGCTGTGGGCGCCATGTCGAGGAGCATGACCCATTTGGCTGGTGGAGTTGGAGTAGGAGGAGGTCAGCAGCGTGAGCGTGGAAAGTATTCACTTGGTGGCGGCATCTCGACTAGCTTTCGTCCCTTGGGCAGCACTGGTCAGCGTGATTCCAGTAAGAGCATGTCACAGATTAGCTATTCGTGGTCCCAATTTGGCACAGCAAACAATCCACCACAatcagcacagcaacaacgccAATCGAGTCTTGGCTTGCAAACGAGCGCAACTAAAAAATATCTACAATCATCATTTGCCTCATCCCTCAACAATGCATCCTATACGACAGCCTCAGCGAATGCAACTAGGCGTGCCCAGCAGCAATATGCGATCtataatacaacaacaacaactactaacccacacaacaaccaccaccacaaccaacaccaccaccaccaacgTTATCTCGATTTCGATCCAAACTCATTGTTGCTCATGAACTCTTCTAGTTTGTTAGTGAATGCAG gCTCGCGATCAGGGAATGTGACACCTGGCGGTCATGGACACTTGAGTGGCTCACGTCCAGGCAGCGCCATGTCCACATCCACAACGTTGTCCACATCGGGATTGGTGCCCCGACGTCCAGGCACAGCCTCCACACGTAAGCCACGGCCAGCCAGCATTGCCGGCACCGGCATGTCCCTAGAGG AGATCAATAAATTGAAGAGGGATCAGAAGCCGCCGGTGAAGACAACGAGCGCCTCGCCATCCACGTCTACAGCACAAACGACACCCAAACGAACCGCGAACCTGATGTCCACCTCAATGATTGTCACCTCCAGTTCAACGCGCATGCACAGCGCCGAGAAGAAGACGCCATCGAAGCGG gAGCCGCTGCTGCCTAAGGCCGCGTCCGCATCGAAGGCACAGCAGCCGAGCCGCACCGCCAGCTCGGAGCGCATCAGTCGACACGCGAAGGAGTCGATCAACAAAGTCCCTTCGGTCATGAGCACATCTATGATTGTTACCtccacaacaaccacaacaaaatcaacagctGAATCcgctccagcagcagctgcacccGCACCCAAGGCTAACGGTGTGGCAAAGGAGCAGCCAGAGCAAGATGCAGAGGTTCCAACAGCTGAGGTTACAGCGCCTGCGGTCAGCAAGGCCGAGAAGGAGGCTCTAAACACTGAGCAGGCGGAACAGGAGCAACAGGAGTTGGTGCAATTGGTGGAAGCGAAGGCACAACCAGAGCCAGTTGCACAGGAAGAGCAGCCACCAGCGGAGCCAGTTGTTGCCCATGTGGAGGAGAAGGCCGACGAGGGCAACGAGAAGCCAACACAGGAGGCAACAGTTGTCGCTGTGGCGAAGAAGACATCACGCAATGGCAGCAAGGAGAATTCAGAGGTGCGTGAATTAACGCCACCAACGACAGCCGCAgctccagttgcagttgctggaCTCGCTGTTGAGGGGGGCAACGATTTGATGACCGCATCGATGATTGCCAAGAAGATCACGACGGAGGAGGAGGCAAAGGCGGCATTAGCCGAACGACGACGCCTGGCCCGCGAGGAGGCCGAACGACAGGCCGAATTGGAGCGACAACGTGTCGAGGCTGAGCGCCTCGCCGAGCTCAAGGCCCAGGAGGAGGAAGCCGAACGTCAGCGACTCTTCGAGGAGGAATCCACACGTCTTGCCGAAGAGCAGCGTCGCGGCGAAGAGGAGCGTCTGCGCAAGGCCATCGAG GAAGCACAGCAGCGCGAGGAAGAGGAGCAGCGACGACGCGAAGATGAAGAGCGTCAGCGCATTGAACGCGAGGAGGCCGAAAAGAAGGCCAAGGAAGATGCGGAAAAGCAACGCGTCGAAGTCGCCGAGCGTCTCAAGCGTGAGGAAAAAGAGCGCGAAGAGCGACGCAAACGTGTCGAGGCAATTATGTCGCGCACTCGCAAGGCTGGCGCAGCTGCCACGCCCAGCAAG GAATCAAGTGACGCCAAGGCTGCGACAGCGGCGGCGCCCAAGgaaagcgacagcaacagcagcagcagcaacaactcgaCAGGCGGCTcacccaacagcagcagcagcacagacGCTGCTCCAGTTGCGCCCGTTGCTGTGGCACCCACAGCAGTGGCTGCTCCGGCAGCTGTTGCAGAGCCCATCAACAGCCAGGCGATGTATGAGCAATCGGTGCTGGACAAGGAGAACTCGCTGATTAACAGTTTCTCCAACATGATTATCGACGAGAATGCCAAGAACTTGCATCCGTTTGACGTGAGCAACGGCAAGTTGCATGTGGAGACCACGACAACAACGGGAGGAGGAGCTGCTGTCGTTGTGCCGCCCGTAGCAGtggccaatggcaatggccaCATTGAGAATGTTAACAATAAGAA TGACATCAATCTGCTGCAGGATGCAGTGAATCCAGTGGCCGTCAGTCAGTTAATTGATCTGAGCATTGAGTCACAACAAGATCtgcacatcaacaacaacaacaataataacaacaacaacagcttgcTGACAAGCACAGCGGCAACCACCACGCTAGTCACTGCTGATAGTCACGAGAATAAAG ATATATCGTTGCTGTGA